Proteins encoded by one window of Lathyrus oleraceus cultivar Zhongwan6 chromosome 1, CAAS_Psat_ZW6_1.0, whole genome shotgun sequence:
- the LOC127099289 gene encoding uncharacterized protein LOC127099289 has protein sequence MASKVRLTLSDNELIDIFMGTHQWLYFEKLIRSSSTNFTDMVTIGERVENGLKSGKIVDTTAQQTKNKKPHRGFAKKKEGETSVVTPQCQYQPQNNNQQSSPTKKNQNQQYNRDKRGQGQGQNNRNNFGKRPQIDKFLVPYNEFLPYLIHVGAIVPKEIHAASPTFHPKQNHNASCTFHAGYIGHSTEDCWTLKNKIQDLINQKVLSFSEENPNAKTNPLPNHCGSAVNAIIEEENTEYALRGGNVKTLMSVVLKRLEQFGFLTGIHEDCAVCEYDPDNCSNLKGCVQKMMDQGLIQFSKSKEVEEIAEIKLITIVYRKKKVEAPPKRIQPYNFRVPSLFPYQNTKAVPWNYETTAYVGGK, from the exons ATGGCTTCCAAGGTCAGACTAACTTTGTCAGATAACGAACTTATTGATATCTTCATGGGCACGCATCAATGGTTGTATTTTGAGAAGCTAATTAGAAGTTCTTCTACAAACTTCACAGATATGGTAACTATTGGTGAACGTGTTGAAAATGGGTTGAAATCGGGGAAGATCGTAGATACCACTGCTCAACAAACTAAGAATAAGAAGCCACATAGGGGCTTCGCGaaaaagaaggaaggggagacaAGTGTTGTGACG CCGCAATGTCAGTATCAACCACAGAACAACAATCAACAATCATCACCTACTAAgaaaaatcagaatcaacagtACAACCGTGACAAAAGGGGCCAAGGCCAAGGCCAGAATAACAGGAACAACTTTGGTAAACGCCCTCAGATTGATAAATTTCTGGTGCCATACAATGAATTTTTGCCATATTTGATTCACGTAGGGGCCATCGTACCGAAAGAAATTCATGCAGCCTCTCCTACCTTTCATCCTAAGCAAAATCATAATGCCTCGTGCACCTTCCATGCCGGGTATATAGGACATTCTACAGAGGACTGTTGGACCCTAAAAAATAAGATCCAAGACTTGATTAATCAGAAGGTTTTGTCTTTCTCTGAGGAAAATCCTAACGCGAAAACAAACCCTTTGCCTAATCATTGTGGTTCAGCAGTCAATGCTATTATTGAAGAGGAAAATACAGAATATGCACTACGGGGTGGCAATGTGAAGACTCTGATGTCAGTTGTATTGAAGAGACTTGAACAGTTTGGGTTTCTAACTGGCATACATGAAGATTGCGCAGTATGTGAATATGATCCGGATAATTGTAGTAATTTGAAGGGTTGTGTGCAAAAGATGATGGATCAAGGGCTGATACAGTTCTCCAAGTCCAAGGAAGTAGAAGAAATTGCAGAGATCAAACTAATAACAATCGTGTATAGGAAGAAGAAGGTTGAAGCTCCTCCCAAGAGGATTCAACCATACAATTTCCGTGTTCCTAGTCTGTTTCCGTATCAGAACACCAAGGCGGTGCCCTGGAATTATGAAACAACGGCATACGTGGGTGGAAAATAA